The Miscanthus floridulus cultivar M001 chromosome 7, ASM1932011v1, whole genome shotgun sequence genome includes a region encoding these proteins:
- the LOC136465950 gene encoding uncharacterized protein, giving the protein MKRNGDIRFLFQKAVKKAAAIDPPPDENIVEEQNQEEDRVQVEEIADHLPSPPLASPPPPASKPPAYDINRLPYDPGERLPIEDYPINDQDAIRRAYITKGACKPYIHDFPYRNIGGVPRRFSIQWLYNYEWLEYSVKKDSAFCFICYLFKKGSGSKTFIVDGWNNWNIGNTTLLKHSGSRAHKAAQERYICFRNPKVPIDYNIDKWSEEELRLYKKRLTYSLRCIKFLLHQGLAFRGHDESEELDNRFDEINMELLSCMSAFSPSNSFASFDARKVRILAEFYPKDFSNNDLLKLELQLDNYIDDMRQDASLQGLDNIVDLSVKLVEIKRHKVYDMVYLLLKLILLLPVATASVERVFFTLVIVKTKSRNKIGDTVLDDCLVTFIERDIFFQVNKDDITETFMSMRKRRINK; this is encoded by the coding sequence ATGAAAAGAAACGGAGACATTCGATTCCTTTTTCAGAAAGCAGTAAAGAAGGCGGCTGCTATTGACCCACCTCCGGATGAAAATATTGTGGAAGAGCAGAATCAAGAAGAAGATagagtacaagttgaagaaattgCAGATCATTTGCCCTCGCCCCCGCTAGCATCACCGCCACCGCCCGCATCAAAGCCGCCGGCGTATGACATCAATCGCCTACCATATGATCCAGGTGAAAGGCTGCCCATTGAAGATTATCCTAttaatgatcaagatgcaatcCGTAGAGCATATATTACTAAAGGTGCTTGCAAACCTTATATACATGATTTTCCATACCGAAACATTGGAGGCGTACCTCGTCGATTCAGTATACAATGGTTGTATAATTATGAGTGGCTTGAATATAGTGTCAAGAAGGATTCTGCATTTTgcttcatatgctacttgttcaaGAAGGGCAGTGGGTCAAAAACTTTTATTGTTGATGGATGGAATAATTGGAATATAGGAAACACAACACTTCTCAAACATTCTGGTTCTAGGGCACATAAAGCAGCTCAAGAGAGGTACATTTGTTTTAGGAATCCCAAGGTACCAATTGATTATAACATTGACAAGTGGAGTGAGGAGGAGCTTCGTCTTTACAAGAAAAGATTGACATATTCACTTAGatgtatcaagtttcttttgcatcaaggattggcattccgtggacatgatgaaagtgaagagcTTGATAATCGGTTTGATGAGATCAATATGGAGCTACTCTCTTGTATGTCAGCCTTCAGTCCTTCCAACTCCTTTGCTTCTTTTGATGCACGGAAGGTACGTATATTGGCTGAATTTTATCCTAAGGACTTCTCCAACAATGATTTGTTAAAACTTGAATTACAACttgataattatattgatgacatgcGACAAGATGCTAGCTTGCAAGGTCTAGACAAcattgttgatctctcagttaagcttgttgaaATAAAGAGGCACAAAGTGTATGATATGGTGTACTTGCTTCTCAAATTGATATTGCTTTTACCAGTGGCAACTGCgagtgttgaaagggtatttttTACATTGGTTATAGTGAAAACAAAGTCAAGGAATAAGATAGGTGATACTGTTTtggatgattgtctagtcacatttattgagcgggatattttcttCCAAGTTAATAAAGATGATATAACGGAGACATTCATGTCAATGAGAAAGCGGCGGATAAACAAGTAA